The following coding sequences lie in one Rhodohalobacter barkolensis genomic window:
- a CDS encoding FAD-binding oxidoreductase produces MKPDIAVSSLEEKLNGEIILPDDDNYDEARAVYNGMIDKHPALIVKCKDADDVKAAVNFARKEGMEVSIRGGGHSGPGLALVDNGMVIDLSPMKAIHVDPENKTARVEPGCTTGEVDAATHEYGLATVTGIISNTGIGGLTLGGGHGYLTRKYGLTIDNLLSADVVLADGKLVHANEKENADLFWALRGGGGNFGVVTCFEYRLHPVKNVIAGPMFWPIDQLETTLKWYRDWLPEMPDDVYAFFLITEVASADPFPEEIQGELVCGLLWCYTGHEDQFENYLQQARNASKPLFEFTGEMPYTALQTMFDGFFPPGYQWYWKGDFVREISNEAIKEHVRFANIPTPLSTMHLYPVDGAAHEVGSDETAWNKRDAQWSMVIVGVDPDPENTDKIKTWARDYWKAVHPHTLGGSYINFMMEEGQDRVEASYGDNYKRLQKVKAKYDPDNFFHVNQNIKPK; encoded by the coding sequence ATGAAACCAGACATAGCAGTCAGCAGTTTAGAAGAGAAACTGAACGGAGAGATCATCCTCCCAGATGATGATAATTACGATGAAGCGCGTGCAGTCTACAACGGAATGATCGACAAACACCCCGCACTCATTGTGAAGTGTAAAGATGCAGATGATGTAAAAGCAGCCGTAAATTTTGCCCGAAAAGAAGGAATGGAGGTGTCTATTCGCGGAGGCGGACACAGCGGCCCCGGTCTTGCATTGGTGGATAACGGGATGGTGATTGATCTGTCTCCTATGAAAGCTATTCACGTTGATCCCGAGAATAAAACAGCCAGAGTTGAACCCGGATGTACAACCGGAGAGGTTGATGCCGCCACTCATGAATATGGCCTGGCAACGGTAACCGGAATTATATCAAATACGGGTATCGGCGGACTCACTCTCGGGGGCGGCCACGGATATCTGACCCGTAAATATGGCCTCACCATTGATAATCTCCTCAGCGCTGATGTGGTACTTGCCGATGGAAAACTTGTCCACGCAAATGAGAAAGAAAATGCAGACCTGTTCTGGGCGCTGCGCGGCGGCGGCGGTAACTTCGGAGTCGTCACATGTTTTGAGTACCGGCTTCACCCCGTAAAAAATGTGATTGCCGGTCCGATGTTCTGGCCTATCGATCAGCTTGAAACCACATTAAAATGGTACCGCGACTGGCTCCCTGAAATGCCGGACGATGTGTACGCATTTTTTCTTATAACAGAGGTAGCCTCTGCAGATCCTTTTCCGGAGGAGATACAGGGAGAATTAGTTTGTGGTCTTTTATGGTGTTATACGGGACATGAGGATCAATTTGAAAACTATCTACAGCAGGCTCGTAATGCTTCCAAACCGCTTTTTGAATTTACCGGTGAGATGCCCTATACCGCTCTCCAAACCATGTTCGACGGTTTTTTCCCGCCCGGTTATCAATGGTACTGGAAAGGCGATTTTGTGCGCGAAATAAGCAATGAAGCAATCAAAGAACATGTGCGGTTCGCCAATATACCAACCCCTCTCTCCACCATGCATCTCTATCCGGTGGATGGTGCTGCACACGAGGTTGGAAGTGATGAAACTGCCTGGAATAAGCGTGATGCCCAGTGGTCGATGGTTATCGTGGGTGTAGATCCCGATCCTGAAAATACTGATAAAATTAAAACCTGGGCCCGGGATTACTGGAAAGCCGTTCACCCTCACACGCTTGGCGGGTCATATATCAATTTTATGATGGAAGAGGGACAGGATCGTGTAGAAGCCTCATACGGTGATAATTACAAACGCCTGCAGAAAGTAAAAGCCAAGTATGATCCGGATAATTTTTTCCATGTGAATCAGAATATCAAACCGAAATAG
- a CDS encoding CPBP family intramembrane glutamic endopeptidase encodes MEEEKEVQMGEDLTGKNLLGMSLLSFLFYIVLSLVLIYFLHDGSIWTLFEHGYSIPVQVVVGLGVGVVAALVVMQLSAKSPIADVLNDYALFRVIANTRFSSFDRVQISLFAGAGEEILFRGAIQPIIGIWATSILFIAIHGYFKFTSFGHILFGVMMFALSMLLGILFETTGLISAMIAHAVYDLVMLKNVDKLGR; translated from the coding sequence ATGGAAGAGGAAAAAGAGGTTCAAATGGGGGAAGATCTCACCGGTAAAAACTTGCTGGGAATGTCACTGCTCTCCTTCCTTTTCTACATTGTTCTCTCTTTGGTATTGATCTATTTTCTTCATGATGGCAGTATTTGGACCCTGTTTGAACACGGCTACTCTATACCTGTTCAGGTAGTTGTGGGTTTGGGGGTAGGTGTAGTAGCTGCGCTTGTTGTTATGCAACTCTCCGCTAAATCCCCAATTGCCGATGTTCTTAATGATTATGCGCTGTTCAGGGTGATAGCTAACACGCGATTTTCATCTTTCGACAGGGTACAAATCTCACTTTTTGCCGGTGCAGGTGAGGAGATCTTATTTAGAGGGGCCATTCAGCCAATTATTGGCATCTGGGCTACTTCAATCCTTTTCATTGCAATACACGGCTACTTTAAGTTTACATCATTTGGGCACATTCTGTTTGGTGTGATGATGTTTGCCCTGAGTATGCTGCTGGGAATTCTATTCGAAACAACCGGATTAATCTCAGCGATGATTGCTCATGCGGTGTATGATCTGGTGATGTTAAAGAATGTAGATAAGCTGGGTAGATAA
- a CDS encoding glycoside hydrolase family 3 N-terminal domain-containing protein produces MYTAIPVCHHLKIYKFPAILFFSLILILSLNSMVHAQHYLNSTLTIDERVDDLLSKMTLEEKVGQMTQLNITMINNEGVQRDVSLDSEKARNLLKNHHIGSFLNGEAVPPEQWLDYINELQRIAVEETRLGIPIIYGIDHMHGASYVDGSTIFPHNINIGATFNTEHAAQNGQITAKESGPLGHVWNFAPVLDLGQNPYWPRFYETYGEDPHLLSEMGRSYVEGFQADHDSFPYKLAATGKHFLGYSVPRSGWDRTPVDLSMQTIHEFHRPSFQAAIDAGMKTMMLNSGEVNGIPVHASKELLTDLLRDEMGFEGVIVTDWADIGKLYNFHKTARDYDEATLQAIDAGIDMSMTPNSLNFNKSLLKLVNDGLVTEERLNESVRRILKLKFELGLFEHPYPSGESLDEIGSDSHRGEALKAAQESMVLLRNDDNVLPLSKSVEKLLVVGPTAENKRNLAGGWTLAWQGGSEERYPESMKTIADALRDEFPDSEVISMETIGEEGSQTRTEFNEAANTADAIIIAAGEEPYTEFVGNITDLNLPEDQLEMIKAVHATKKPSVLVLVAGRPRVINEIVHDTNSIIWAGLPGFEGARAIAHVISGQVNPSGKLPFSYPQFAGHFIPYNHKPSAAYYFDETIANDIVVDSEASTFWEFGFGLSYTKYAYDNLELSDSELSENEQLTAKITVTNDGDRVGTETILWYLTDEVGRISRPIKELIHFERVTLEPGESKELTLTIDPTEHLSYPDFDGKPILEEGSFTIRVGSEKAGFQLQNLRD; encoded by the coding sequence ATGTATACTGCTATCCCGGTTTGTCATCATTTAAAGATTTATAAATTCCCGGCAATATTATTCTTCAGTCTGATTTTAATACTTAGTTTAAATTCAATGGTTCATGCTCAGCACTATTTAAATTCTACCCTTACAATTGACGAACGAGTTGACGATCTGCTCTCAAAAATGACGCTTGAAGAGAAAGTAGGTCAGATGACTCAGCTCAACATCACCATGATTAACAATGAAGGTGTGCAGCGAGATGTCAGCCTGGATTCTGAAAAAGCTCGAAATCTTCTGAAGAATCATCACATTGGTTCTTTTTTGAATGGTGAGGCTGTGCCACCGGAGCAGTGGTTGGATTATATCAACGAACTTCAAAGAATTGCAGTGGAAGAAACCCGGCTGGGAATCCCGATCATATATGGAATAGACCATATGCATGGAGCAAGTTATGTTGATGGCAGTACGATCTTTCCTCATAATATCAATATCGGGGCTACTTTTAATACAGAACATGCCGCTCAAAATGGACAAATCACGGCTAAAGAGTCGGGACCGTTAGGACATGTGTGGAATTTCGCACCTGTTTTAGATCTGGGACAAAATCCATATTGGCCACGATTTTACGAAACCTACGGAGAGGATCCGCATCTGCTATCCGAAATGGGCAGGTCTTATGTTGAGGGATTTCAAGCCGACCACGATTCTTTCCCGTATAAATTAGCTGCAACCGGTAAACATTTTCTGGGATACTCAGTGCCCAGGTCCGGCTGGGATCGAACGCCTGTTGACCTGTCGATGCAGACTATCCATGAGTTCCATCGGCCATCATTTCAAGCAGCTATAGATGCCGGTATGAAAACGATGATGTTGAACAGTGGGGAGGTGAACGGAATTCCGGTGCACGCTTCCAAAGAGTTGCTCACAGATCTGCTCAGAGATGAGATGGGATTCGAGGGTGTCATTGTTACGGATTGGGCTGATATTGGAAAGCTTTACAATTTTCACAAAACAGCCCGTGATTATGATGAGGCTACACTGCAGGCAATCGATGCCGGAATTGATATGAGCATGACGCCGAATTCGCTGAATTTCAACAAGAGCCTGTTAAAATTGGTCAATGATGGATTGGTAACAGAAGAACGACTGAACGAATCAGTCAGACGAATTTTGAAGTTAAAATTTGAACTGGGTCTGTTCGAGCATCCATATCCGTCGGGTGAATCACTGGATGAAATTGGCAGTGATTCTCACAGAGGTGAAGCACTGAAGGCGGCACAGGAATCGATGGTGCTATTAAGAAATGATGATAATGTTTTGCCACTTTCTAAAAGTGTAGAAAAGCTGCTGGTAGTTGGACCTACGGCTGAGAATAAAAGGAATCTTGCCGGTGGCTGGACGTTGGCCTGGCAGGGTGGATCGGAGGAGAGATACCCGGAATCCATGAAAACGATAGCAGATGCTCTGCGAGATGAGTTCCCGGATTCGGAGGTTATCAGCATGGAGACGATCGGAGAGGAAGGGTCCCAAACCCGAACAGAATTTAATGAAGCTGCAAATACTGCAGATGCAATCATAATAGCAGCAGGGGAGGAGCCCTACACTGAATTTGTCGGCAATATTACGGATTTAAATCTACCGGAAGATCAACTGGAGATGATCAAAGCTGTACATGCTACAAAAAAGCCTTCGGTTCTTGTTTTAGTTGCCGGACGCCCCAGGGTAATTAATGAAATTGTGCATGATACGAATTCAATCATTTGGGCCGGACTTCCCGGTTTTGAAGGTGCCCGTGCAATTGCACATGTTATTAGCGGTCAGGTAAATCCAAGCGGAAAATTGCCATTTTCATATCCACAATTTGCCGGACACTTTATTCCATACAATCATAAACCGAGTGCAGCTTACTATTTTGATGAAACCATCGCCAATGACATTGTAGTGGATAGTGAAGCCTCAACTTTTTGGGAGTTTGGTTTTGGATTAAGTTATACCAAATACGCCTACGACAATCTTGAACTGAGCGATTCTGAACTCAGTGAGAATGAACAATTAACGGCTAAAATTACTGTGACCAACGATGGAGATCGTGTAGGTACAGAAACGATCCTATGGTATTTGACGGACGAGGTTGGACGGATTTCAAGGCCGATTAAGGAGTTGATTCATTTTGAACGGGTTACACTTGAACCGGGTGAATCGAAAGAACTGACATTGACTATAGATCCGACAGAACATTTGAGTTACCCTGACTTTGATGGCAAACCGATTCTGGAAGAGGGATCTTTCACAATTCGCGTGGGATCAGAAAAAGCAGGTTTTCAACTTCAAAATCTACGTGATTAA
- a CDS encoding helix-turn-helix transcriptional regulator, which yields MDLYEAQISNPDLFQQFSLKDTLFLHYSCPQREKVLQLYSKYIQFNFTLSGKRILKQGSDRWVANPDNGLIIKKCAFMQELPDDYEGWDVLIFYLRDNYLRSLFEEFRPHLSLTDLPEPNKIMFEPFAIDEHIRNGYQSFIPYILENKTLPDNVFENKFKELLFNILSHPQNKHILAYIQRITEHYQAAIWEVMEANYMYDLKIQDFANIANRSLSTFKREFKKHYKTSPGKWLTDRRLKRAESMLRSGNKSISEVAFDCGFKNSSHFSRVFREKFSLSPSQYQKNWTNK from the coding sequence ATGGACCTGTATGAAGCGCAAATATCGAACCCGGATCTGTTTCAACAATTTTCGTTGAAAGACACACTTTTTTTGCATTATTCCTGCCCTCAGAGAGAAAAAGTTCTGCAACTCTATTCTAAGTACATTCAGTTTAATTTTACTCTGAGCGGGAAACGAATTCTGAAACAGGGAAGTGACAGATGGGTGGCTAACCCGGATAACGGTTTAATCATCAAAAAGTGTGCTTTTATGCAGGAATTACCAGACGATTACGAAGGATGGGATGTGCTTATTTTTTACCTGAGAGATAACTATCTCAGATCCTTATTTGAAGAATTCAGACCGCATTTATCCCTGACAGACTTGCCGGAGCCAAATAAAATTATGTTTGAACCATTTGCAATTGACGAGCACATCAGAAATGGTTATCAAAGTTTTATACCCTACATCCTCGAGAATAAAACTCTGCCAGACAACGTATTTGAAAACAAATTCAAAGAATTACTTTTCAACATTTTATCCCACCCGCAGAACAAACACATACTGGCATACATCCAAAGGATTACAGAACACTATCAGGCTGCAATTTGGGAGGTCATGGAGGCCAATTACATGTATGATTTAAAAATCCAGGACTTCGCAAATATTGCCAATCGAAGCTTATCCACGTTCAAACGGGAATTTAAAAAGCATTACAAAACTTCTCCCGGAAAATGGCTCACAGACAGACGTCTAAAAAGAGCAGAAAGTATGTTGCGTTCCGGAAATAAATCCATCAGTGAAGTGGCCTTTGATTGCGGATTTAAAAATTCGTCGCACTTCAGCAGAGTGTTCAGGGAAAAATTCAGCCTCTCTCCTTCCCAGTATCAGAAAAACTGGACCAATAAGTAA
- a CDS encoding YybH family protein, with protein sequence MKPLNIIPLILIAGLIFGCESTTSSTEDTEDPSPEDVLKKEYQDEQAEILQTWDEIVESVEEGDIDKLISFHGYGPKFTEFKQGAPRNGEEQNEAFERGVFGSVTEVVKMDANEMKIAVYYENVAIVTFHSDFHLMFGEDLAVINEQETLVFVKTENGEWKIVHEHHAPLNAE encoded by the coding sequence ATGAAACCACTCAATATTATACCCTTAATACTCATAGCAGGCCTTATTTTTGGGTGCGAATCAACCACTTCAAGCACTGAAGATACTGAGGATCCTTCACCTGAAGATGTTTTAAAGAAAGAATACCAGGATGAACAAGCTGAAATTTTACAAACATGGGACGAAATTGTAGAAAGCGTAGAAGAAGGTGATATAGACAAATTAATTTCATTCCATGGTTACGGCCCAAAGTTTACTGAATTTAAACAGGGTGCACCCCGCAATGGCGAAGAGCAGAACGAAGCTTTTGAACGCGGAGTTTTTGGAAGCGTTACAGAAGTTGTAAAAATGGACGCGAATGAAATGAAAATTGCGGTTTATTATGAGAATGTAGCCATTGTGACCTTCCATTCTGATTTTCATTTGATGTTTGGAGAAGACCTTGCTGTTATCAATGAGCAGGAAACCTTAGTGTTTGTCAAAACGGAAAATGGTGAATGGAAAATTGTGCACGAGCATCATGCACCTCTGAATGCGGAGTAA
- a CDS encoding YybH family protein, whose translation MNTLFKIFLIWTLLFSLGLTTLQAQSSDGIMTEYPEEQAEILQTWDEIVESIKAGDIDKLISFHAYGPKFTEFKQGAPRNGGEENEAFERGVFGSVQEVVKMDGNDMKVAVYYGNVAVVTFHSDFHLQFEDEMAVVNDQISLVFVKNSSGDWKIVHEHHSPLNAG comes from the coding sequence ATGAACACTTTATTTAAAATTTTTCTTATATGGACCCTGCTCTTCAGTTTGGGACTCACGACACTTCAGGCTCAATCTTCAGATGGTATTATGACAGAATACCCCGAAGAACAAGCTGAAATATTGCAAACATGGGATGAAATTGTTGAAAGCATTAAAGCCGGCGACATAGATAAATTAATCTCATTTCATGCGTACGGCCCTAAGTTTACTGAGTTTAAACAGGGCGCACCCCGAAACGGCGGAGAGGAAAACGAGGCCTTTGAACGAGGAGTATTTGGAAGTGTACAGGAAGTTGTAAAAATGGACGGAAATGATATGAAGGTGGCGGTTTATTATGGGAATGTAGCCGTTGTAACGTTTCATTCAGATTTTCATTTACAGTTTGAAGATGAGATGGCCGTGGTGAATGACCAGATCAGTCTGGTGTTTGTTAAAAACAGTTCGGGTGATTGGAAAATTGTGCATGAGCATCACTCCCCTCTGAATGCGGGGTAA
- a CDS encoding outer membrane beta-barrel family protein, translating into MSAKQLIRLFAILFILFFHNMEVRSQTVITGVVIEESGSTLPGANVLLLLPSDSALVKGTVTDNAGYFELNNIDPGRYLLSVSMIGFRRYYSPAFEVNQNSIEFDTITLQVSLEQMEEVDVTARRPLFEQKIDRLVVNVQSSITSSGSSVLQVLEKSPGVQVNRQSNTISLSGKSGVRVMINDKLVRLPIDAVVQMLNGMSAANIEQIELITTPPARYDAEGDAGIIHIKMTEFSEMGTTGTVGINAGYNYAETLGGNFNISRRVDKLAMFLDYTINYDRTQNNWNNERSLETNNFIEEVRMENIRKPSISNQNARMGLEYKVGQKTTAGLLLEGNQRHWKTRDLSENFRSFNPSSSLLTEMSVRETNRWKDGMINLSLDHTFKKNRSLHFDADYLYYKNDNPSFYVNSFVEGDISRLENESIDVEKETPIHIRVVKLDYIHELSDKFTIETGAKGALSDFRNTVSVLNLIQNDWIVNDTFSQNANLSEKTGALYLSGSWKPGETVGVNAGLRYEYTDRLLSTPDSHGLVDLQGGYLFPTLFIQKSFPNENSVGFSYSRRITRPNFNDLAPFVFFLDPNTFLSGNPDLNPAVSDALKMDYNHKQFLLSLQYSYTKDGIVSFQPEVNQNTNEQVYKTQNLNYFRTYAINTSLPFYFTTWWEMRTNVSGQYQVFRTAHMDENQTQDMYSYSANITNMIDMQRDFSLEISGYYQSKRSAGLLHFKPQGALNVGIQKRVASDRGTIRLSADDLFYTDLMRYSTNIPSVNLDSHGVYDYGSRNIKLTFTWNFGNSKIESINMSTGSEEEQSRVTN; encoded by the coding sequence ATGTCTGCAAAACAGTTGATCCGTTTATTCGCGATTCTCTTCATCCTGTTTTTCCATAACATGGAAGTTAGATCACAGACTGTGATAACAGGTGTTGTAATCGAAGAAAGCGGATCAACGTTGCCCGGGGCAAATGTACTTTTACTGCTACCTTCAGATTCTGCTTTAGTGAAGGGAACCGTAACTGACAATGCAGGGTATTTTGAGCTAAATAATATTGATCCGGGTCGGTATTTACTATCTGTATCCATGATCGGATTCCGGCGATACTATTCTCCAGCTTTCGAGGTAAACCAAAACTCAATAGAATTTGACACAATCACTCTGCAGGTTTCCCTTGAACAGATGGAAGAGGTAGACGTTACAGCCCGACGGCCTCTGTTTGAGCAGAAGATCGACCGGCTTGTGGTAAATGTTCAAAGCAGTATAACTTCGTCCGGCAGTTCCGTGCTACAGGTTCTGGAAAAGTCGCCCGGAGTTCAGGTAAACCGGCAGAGCAACACCATCTCCCTGAGTGGTAAGTCCGGTGTTCGGGTGATGATTAATGATAAGCTTGTGAGGCTGCCCATCGACGCAGTTGTACAGATGCTGAATGGAATGAGCGCCGCAAATATTGAGCAGATTGAATTAATCACCACGCCTCCGGCCAGATATGATGCAGAAGGAGATGCGGGCATCATCCATATCAAAATGACGGAGTTTTCAGAAATGGGAACCACAGGCACAGTGGGGATAAATGCAGGCTATAACTATGCAGAAACGCTCGGCGGTAATTTTAATATCAGCCGCCGGGTGGACAAACTTGCCATGTTCCTGGATTATACCATCAACTACGACCGTACACAAAACAATTGGAATAATGAGCGATCCCTGGAAACGAATAATTTTATTGAAGAAGTAAGAATGGAGAACATCCGAAAGCCATCAATAAGTAATCAAAATGCCCGAATGGGATTAGAATATAAGGTGGGACAAAAAACTACCGCCGGACTCTTACTTGAAGGAAATCAAAGGCATTGGAAAACCCGGGATCTTTCAGAAAATTTTAGGAGTTTTAATCCTTCTTCAAGCCTGCTTACTGAAATGTCCGTTCGTGAAACCAACCGGTGGAAGGATGGTATGATAAATCTTAGTCTTGATCATACTTTCAAAAAAAATCGGTCACTGCATTTTGATGCGGATTATCTCTACTACAAAAATGACAACCCCTCTTTCTATGTGAACAGTTTCGTAGAGGGAGATATATCCAGGTTGGAAAATGAAAGTATAGATGTTGAAAAAGAAACTCCCATACACATCCGGGTTGTAAAACTGGATTATATACACGAACTGTCAGACAAATTCACCATAGAAACAGGTGCCAAGGGTGCATTATCAGATTTTAGAAATACGGTAAGTGTGTTGAATCTCATTCAAAATGACTGGATTGTGAACGATACATTTTCTCAGAATGCCAACCTATCAGAAAAAACGGGAGCGCTCTATCTTTCAGGAAGCTGGAAACCCGGAGAAACTGTCGGTGTGAATGCAGGATTGCGTTATGAGTATACGGATCGGTTATTGAGCACTCCCGACAGCCACGGGCTTGTAGATTTACAGGGTGGCTATCTATTCCCCACCCTTTTTATTCAGAAAAGCTTTCCAAATGAAAACAGTGTTGGTTTTTCGTATTCCCGAAGAATTACCCGGCCAAACTTTAATGATCTTGCACCTTTTGTGTTCTTTTTGGATCCCAATACGTTCCTATCGGGCAATCCTGACCTAAACCCTGCAGTAAGTGATGCGCTGAAAATGGATTACAATCATAAGCAGTTTCTACTCTCACTTCAATACAGCTATACGAAAGATGGAATTGTATCCTTTCAGCCTGAGGTCAATCAAAATACGAATGAGCAAGTTTACAAAACACAAAATCTAAACTATTTCCGAACCTATGCTATTAACACCAGCCTGCCGTTTTATTTTACCACCTGGTGGGAGATGCGAACGAACGTATCCGGGCAGTATCAGGTATTCAGAACCGCCCATATGGATGAGAATCAAACCCAGGATATGTACAGTTACTCCGCTAATATCACCAATATGATTGACATGCAGCGGGATTTTTCACTTGAAATTTCAGGATATTACCAATCCAAAAGGTCTGCAGGATTACTACATTTTAAACCACAGGGAGCATTAAATGTCGGCATTCAAAAAAGAGTAGCATCAGACCGGGGAACAATACGGCTTTCGGCGGATGATCTTTTTTACACAGATTTAATGAGATACAGTACAAATATCCCAAGCGTGAATCTGGATAGCCATGGCGTATATGATTATGGTTCACGAAATATTAAGCTGACCTTCACCTGGAATTTCGGGAATAGTAAAATCGAATCCATAAATATGAGTACCGGCTCTGAAGAAGAGCAGAGCAGGGTTACAAATTGA
- a CDS encoding FecR family protein, whose translation MPNQFSKLLMDDSFVRFLKGKASKEEVAYWTDWMQANSHNAQSIEKGKKLLNKGTLNVPKPNSNDEFNRLLKRIESQDEIKSIKKSRNRSRNLVWVTMAAAISLLLLTGYLARNSFLQNSATEPVQAVSIEYKEFETETGQKTTVQYSDGSSITLNANSKMRLPQRMVETDTMQVWLEGEALFNITRKEAPKSRTFIVHTPDGSISVLGTRFSVYTTRDQSQVVLTEGSVKISVQGEAIKPGLEYIMTPGEKALFSQRSENIQVEQVNTEVYTSWAGSNLVLDNTPLSDLISRIEFTYDVEVDVEDQTLLDKKLTGRFNNSDLNFLLSGLSKMLEADIDQQEQTVYIKEKTDSGSTE comes from the coding sequence ATGCCAAATCAGTTCTCTAAACTTTTAATGGATGACTCCTTCGTCCGATTTCTGAAAGGAAAAGCCTCAAAGGAAGAAGTTGCCTATTGGACGGATTGGATGCAGGCAAATAGCCATAATGCCCAATCTATTGAAAAAGGCAAAAAGCTATTAAATAAAGGAACTCTTAACGTACCTAAACCCAATTCCAATGACGAATTCAATCGTTTACTAAAACGAATTGAATCTCAGGATGAAATCAAATCCATAAAGAAATCGCGTAATAGATCCAGAAACTTGGTCTGGGTTACAATGGCTGCAGCTATTAGCTTACTGCTTCTTACCGGTTACCTGGCACGTAATTCTTTTTTACAGAATAGTGCTACAGAACCGGTACAAGCAGTTTCTATTGAATACAAAGAATTTGAAACGGAAACAGGTCAAAAGACTACCGTTCAGTATTCAGATGGTTCAAGTATCACCCTCAACGCAAATTCAAAAATGCGTCTCCCTCAAAGAATGGTTGAGACCGACACCATGCAGGTGTGGCTTGAAGGTGAAGCACTATTCAACATTACCCGGAAAGAAGCACCGAAATCCCGAACATTTATAGTACACACACCAGATGGAAGTATTTCCGTATTGGGTACACGATTCTCTGTTTATACCACAAGAGATCAAAGTCAGGTTGTTTTGACTGAAGGGAGTGTAAAAATCAGTGTTCAGGGCGAAGCTATAAAACCAGGGCTGGAATATATAATGACTCCGGGAGAAAAAGCGCTTTTCTCTCAACGTTCTGAAAACATTCAGGTTGAACAGGTAAATACGGAGGTGTATACGTCTTGGGCAGGCAGTAATCTGGTTTTGGATAATACTCCTCTGTCAGATTTAATTTCAAGAATCGAATTCACCTACGATGTTGAAGTGGATGTTGAAGATCAAACACTACTAGATAAAAAGCTTACAGGCAGGTTTAACAACTCTGACCTAAACTTTTTGCTTTCAGGCCTTTCCAAAATGCTTGAAGCAGATATCGATCAGCAAGAACAAACGGTTTATATCAAAGAAAAAACAGATTCAGGTAGTACTGAATAA
- a CDS encoding RNA polymerase sigma factor, whose translation MQQSKLNIVPGFKKMEPAKSTYHKFDLKNLWEKVLSGDKDALGRLFNQCFDSLYGYGYRITPDSENVRDAIQEIFFQVWKYRKNLSVPDSVEAYLFISLRRELLNKKKASQRRDDIDNKYYLEEFDALISYNNWNEILNLEEEDSKKLKRSIENLTPRQREVIYLKFYEGFSTEELSQILDLHAQSIYNLVFSAINQLRFFLDN comes from the coding sequence ATGCAGCAGTCGAAATTAAATATTGTGCCCGGTTTTAAAAAAATGGAGCCTGCTAAATCAACATACCATAAATTTGATTTGAAAAACCTTTGGGAAAAAGTGTTGTCAGGTGATAAAGATGCACTGGGCAGACTTTTCAATCAGTGTTTCGACTCTCTCTATGGTTACGGATATCGAATTACCCCTGATTCAGAAAATGTTAGGGATGCCATTCAGGAAATCTTTTTCCAGGTTTGGAAGTATCGTAAAAACCTTTCCGTGCCCGACTCTGTAGAAGCCTACCTTTTTATCTCTTTGCGGCGTGAATTACTTAATAAAAAAAAAGCCTCTCAGCGAAGGGATGACATAGATAACAAATACTACCTCGAAGAGTTTGATGCACTGATCAGCTACAACAACTGGAATGAGATCCTGAACCTCGAAGAAGAGGATAGTAAAAAACTAAAGAGATCAATTGAGAACTTAACACCGCGCCAGCGAGAAGTTATCTATCTGAAATTTTATGAAGGGTTTTCAACTGAAGAACTTTCTCAAATTTTAGATCTACACGCACAGAGCATCTACAATTTGGTGTTTTCTGCTATCAATCAGTTGCGATTTTTCCTCGATAATTAA